In a single window of the Dromaius novaehollandiae isolate bDroNov1 unplaced genomic scaffold, bDroNov1.hap1 HAP1_SCAFFOLD_70, whole genome shotgun sequence genome:
- the HTRA2 gene encoding serine protease HTRA2, mitochondrial, producing the protein MAALARWARAPLAVAALRPGAARWCRALCGAAEPPPPPPPPPPPAGGRALAAALGAGAAALVLLWAREGESRRPALPALRAAVPAPPPPPASPRAAFNFIADVVEKTAPALVYVEIVGRHPFSGRDVPISNGSGFLVSPDGLIVTNAHVVANRRRVRVKLASGEQYDAVVQDVDQVADIATIKIKPKHPLPTLPLGRSSEVRQGEFVVAMGSPFALQNTITSGIVSSAQRGSRELGLTASDMEYIQTDAAIDFGNSGGPLVNLDGEVIGVNTMKVTSGISFAIPSDRLRKFLQKEEQRKSSWFGNAETKRRYIGVMMLTLTPSILAELKLRDPSFPDVSYGVLIHKVIIGSPAHQAGLKAGDVVLEINGQASRRAEDVYDAVRTQQNLALLVRRGYDTLLVSVVPEVTE; encoded by the exons ATGGCGGCGCTGGCGCGGTGGGCGCGGGCCCCGCTGGCGGTGGCGGCGctgcggccgggcgcggcgcgtTGGTGCCGGGCGCTGTGCGgggccgccgagccgccgccgccgccacctccgcctcctccccccgccgggggccgagcgctggcggcggcgctgggcgccggggcggcggcgctggtgctgctgtgggccCGGGAGGGCGAGTCCCGgcggcccgcgctgcccgcgctgcGCGCCGCcgtgcccgcgccgccgccgccgcccgcctcgccccgcgccgccttcAACTTCATCGCCGACGTGGTGGAGAAGACGGCGCCCGCGCTGGTCTACGTGGAGATCGTGGGCAG GCACCCCTTTTCGGGCCGCGACGTGCCCATCTCTAACGGCTCGGGCTTTCTGGTGTCACCGGATGGGCTCATTGTGACTAACGCGCACGTGGTGGCGAACCGGCGGCGCGTGCGGGTGAAGCTGGCCAGCGGAGAGCAGTACGACGCCGTGGTGCAGGACGTGGACCAGGTTGCGGACATCGCTACCATCAAGATCAAGCCtaag cacccgctgcccACCCTGCCGCTCGGGCGCTCCTCCGAGGTGCGGCAAGGGGAGTTCGTTGTGGCCATGGGCAGCCCGTTCGCCCTGCAGAACACCATCACCTCCGGCATCGTCAGCTCTGCGCAGCGGGGCAGCCGGGAGCTGGGCCTGACCGCCTCCGACATGGAGTACATCCAGACGGACGCCGCTATCGAC TTTGGGAACTCCGGGGGCCCCCTCGTCAACCTG GACGGTGAGGTGATCGGGGTGAACACTATGAAGGTGACGTCGGGCATCTCTTTTGCCATCCCCTCAGACCGACTGCGGAAGTTCCTGCAAAAGGAGGAACAGCGCAAAA GCTCTTGGTTTGGCAATGCAGAGACAAAGCGCCGCTACATAGGGGTGATGATGCTGACTCTTACGCCAAG CATCCTGGCTGAGCTGAAGCTGCGTGACCCCAGCTTCCCCGATGTCTCCTATGGAGTGCTGATCCACAAGGTGATCATCGGCTCCCCGGCCCACCA GGCAGGGCTGAAGGCCGGCGATGTTGTGCTGGAGATCAACGGGCAGGCTTCGCGCCGCGCAGAGGACGTGTACGACGCGGTACGGACGCAGCAGAACCTGGCCTTGCTGGTGCGGCGAGGCTACGACACTCTGCTGGTGAGTGTCGTCCCTGAGGTCACGGAGTAG